The Rhododendron vialii isolate Sample 1 chromosome 8a, ASM3025357v1 genome has a window encoding:
- the LOC131335207 gene encoding protein MICRORCHIDIA 7-like, translated as MEGNVRVKQELIERLEPSSESNPGAGSSKPAPFIDLSSSDSSSDDDDNDVSVLGKRPRVSDGGFPAKKEKNKTMAALSGLLPLGFLAPLPPKNAPSGILPLGFLDPLPPINAPSPLCLPSKNAQSPLPLAQGKGNAVANVAGCRHFWKAGDYEGTPRGDWESSSGGMDHVRIHPRFLHSNATSHKWVLGAFAELLDNALDEVCNGATFVNVDMLKNRKDGGRMLMVEDNGGGMDPEKMRQCMSLGYSSKSKLANTIGQYGNGFKTSTMRLGADVIVFSRCCGRDRKRPTQSIGLLSYTFLRSTWKEDIVVPMLDYESGGQEWNKMKRSSASDWNRNLETIVRWSPFSSEADLLREFDQMEDHGTRIIIYNLWEDDQGQLELDFDADEYDIQIRGVNRDERNILMAKKYPNSKHFLTYRHSLRSYASILYLRIPPGFQIILRGKDVEHHNIVNDLMMTQEITYRPQTSTDGVPRDSNVVAVVTIGFVKDAKAHMDVQGFNVYHKNRLIKPFWRTWNACGSDGRGVIGVLEANFVEPAHDKQGFERTIVLSRLEARLVQMQRTFWTTNCHKIGYSRRCHRKDIINETGSDKLGSHLKPKQGRRESKGLVRKVGSYSEPSSPDVNESNGKFVRISMLQQSEGNDFNGNECSPSIFKSNTLNLLKEANQRLKERLKVKEEEIAGELGHDLQQEKERCKSIENNIELATRKIEVLNKEQDSLVALFSEERERRDIEEEELRSKLKKASNAIQELLDRVKLLENM; from the exons ATGGAGGGAAATGTTCGGGTGAAGCAAGAGCTAATCGAACGCCTAGAGCCTTCTTCTGAGTCGAATCCAGGCGCAGGCAGCTCGAAACCGGCCCCCTTCATCGATCTCAGCAGCAGCGATTCCTCCTCTGACGATGACGACAATGACGTCAGTGTGCTTGGCAAGAGGCCTAGGGTTTCCGACGGAGGTTTCCCCGCGAAGAAGGAGAAGAATAAGACAATGGCGGCATTAAGCGGACTCTTGCCGCTTGGTTTCCTCGCTCCTCTTCCGCCGAAAAATGCGCCCAGTGGGATCTTGCCGCTTGGTTTTCTCGATCCTCTTCCGCCGATAAATGCACCGTCACCGTTATGCTTGCCGTCAAAAAATGCGCAATCGCCGTTGCCGTTGGCCCAGGGGAAGGGGAATGCGGTTGCGAATGTGGCGGGATGTAGGCATTTCTGGAAGGCTGGTGATTACGAGGGAACGCCAAGGGGTGATTGGGAATCGTCTTCGG GTGGCATGGATCATGTTAGAATTCATCCCAGATTTCTTCACTCCAATGCAACTAGTCATAAATGGGTTCTTGGTG CATTCGCGGAGCTCTTGGACAATGCATTAGATGAG GTTTGCAACGGAGCTACATTTGTGAATGTTGATATGCTCAAAAATAGGAAAGATGGTGGCAGAATGCTAATGGTTGAAG ACAATGGAGGTGGTATGGATCCAGAAAAAATGAGGCAATGCATGTCTCTTGGATATTCTTCAAAAAGCAAATTAGCGAATACTATTGGACAAT ATGGAAATGGTTTCAAGACGAGTACAATGAGACTTGGAGCTGATGTCATCGTGTTTTCACGCTGTTGTGGAAGAGATAGAAAGAG GCCCACACAAAGCATCGGGTTGTTGTCCTACACCTTTCTGAGGAGCACATGGAAGGAAGATATTGTTGTTCCCATG CTTGACTATGAAAGTGGAGGACAAGAGTGGAACAAGATGAAGCGATCTTCTGCCAGTGATTGGAATAGAAATTTAGAAACAATAGTTCGATGGTCTCCTTTTTCTAGTGAAGCAGATCTTCTACGAGAG TTTGATCAGATGGAAGATCACGGTACACGCATAATCATATACAATCTTTGGGAGGATGACCAAGGACAGTTGGAACTTGATTTCGATGCTGATGAATAT GACATTCAAATTAGAGGTGTTAACCGAGATGAGAGGAATATTTTGATGGCAAAAAAATATCCCAACTCTAAGCACTTTTTGACATATAGACATTCACTAAGG AGTTATGCATCAATTCTCTATCTCAGAATTCCTCCTGGCTTCCAAATTATTCTCCGTGGCAAAGATGTTGAGCACCACAATATTGTGAATGATCTGATGATGACTCAGGAGATCACCTATCGGCCACAGACTTCCACTGATGGGGTCCCAAGGGATTCTAAT GTTGTTGCCGTTGTGACTATTGGGTTCGTGAAAGATGCAAAAGCTCACATGGATGTTCAAGGATTTAATGTTTATCACAAGAATCGGCTCATTAAG CCGTTTTGGAGGACTTGGAATGCTTGCGGAAGTGATGGTCGTGGAGTTATAG GTGTGTTGGAAGCCAATTTTGTTGAACCAGCACATGATAAGCAAGGATTTGAACGTACAATAGTCCTTTCAAGACTTGAGGCACGGCTTGTACAAATGCAGAGGACGTTCTG GACAACGAACTGTCATAAAATTGGGTATTCTCGGCGCTGTCATCGGAAGGACATTATTAATGAGACAG GTTCAGATAAACTTGGTTCGCACTTGAAACCAAAGCAGGGAAGAAGAGAATCAAAGGGACTTGTTAGAAAAGTAGGAAGTTATTCAGAACCATCATCACCAGATGTCAATGAATCAAATGGAAAATTTGTTCGTATCAGCATGCTTCAACAGTCAGAG GGTaatgatttcaatggaaatGAATGCTCTCCTTCAATTTTCAAGTCAAATACTCTAAATCTGTTGAAAGAAGCAAACCAACGGTTGAAGGAAAG ATTAAAAGTTAAGGAAGAAGAGATTGCAGGTGAATTGGGGCATGATTTACAACAGGAAAAAGAAAGGTGtaaatcaattgaaaataat ATTGAGTTAGCAACACGAAAGATTGAGGTGCTGAACAAGGAGCAAGACAGTTTAGTGGCTCTTTTCTCAGAGGAGAGGGAGCGCCGAGACATTGAGGAAGAAGAACTGAGAAGCAAGTTAAAG AAGGCATCGAATGCAATCCAAGAATTGCTTGACAGGGTGAAGCTGTTGGAGAATATGTAG